The proteins below are encoded in one region of Bremerella sp. P1:
- a CDS encoding glycosyltransferase 87 family protein, translated as MFAIVRRHPANIAWIALNVALLIVVAGLLVAGSRVSVTGYYSEAAWNWMAGQSMYDTTGTGFLYLPHSAIAYIPFAVQAHPQGDVAWRIISLILFVLGCYRFFRLSPQKSEFFNLSAGFVALLLCADCMRNGQATVIMTATMLLAIDAIRRENWHLCTWLLMLGFAVKPLSIVLILLVGALYAPMRWRLGVGIIVLALVPFAFQSPDYVWQQYEEFGLCLFHSNRIGYEKWWAQLFGMLKAFGLEVPDSIQTASRLLCAVGTLAICFVLKQKLDSKRFLVWLYTLTAIYLMLFNPRTENCTYCVLGPALGLFYAEALCGRRWFAAGSMMALAVVILGSFELGQHITPQGVPPVWLAPLACCFFTLYAAFRLTSELNRLEPPPSREAQPVLE; from the coding sequence ATGTTTGCCATCGTGAGACGCCACCCGGCCAATATCGCGTGGATTGCGTTAAATGTCGCTTTACTGATCGTTGTGGCGGGGCTCTTGGTCGCCGGGTCGCGTGTTTCCGTAACCGGGTATTACTCGGAAGCTGCATGGAATTGGATGGCCGGTCAGTCGATGTACGATACGACCGGAACCGGCTTTCTCTATCTGCCTCATTCGGCGATCGCCTATATTCCCTTTGCGGTTCAGGCCCATCCTCAGGGAGACGTTGCGTGGCGGATTATCAGCCTGATCCTATTTGTCCTGGGGTGTTATCGTTTCTTCCGTCTTTCGCCGCAGAAGTCCGAGTTCTTCAATCTCTCGGCTGGCTTTGTCGCTCTGTTGCTGTGTGCCGATTGTATGCGAAACGGCCAGGCGACCGTGATCATGACGGCCACGATGCTACTTGCCATCGATGCGATCCGCCGTGAAAACTGGCACCTATGCACGTGGTTGCTCATGTTGGGATTTGCGGTCAAGCCTCTCTCGATCGTCTTGATTTTGCTGGTTGGCGCGCTCTACGCCCCAATGCGCTGGCGGCTGGGCGTTGGGATTATCGTGCTCGCTTTGGTTCCGTTCGCTTTTCAATCGCCGGACTACGTGTGGCAGCAATACGAAGAGTTCGGTCTCTGCCTATTTCACTCGAACCGGATCGGATACGAAAAATGGTGGGCCCAACTGTTCGGAATGCTGAAGGCATTCGGTCTCGAAGTACCTGATTCCATTCAAACGGCGAGCCGGTTGCTTTGTGCCGTCGGTACGCTGGCCATTTGCTTTGTGCTCAAGCAGAAGCTCGACTCGAAACGCTTCTTAGTATGGCTTTACACGCTGACTGCGATTTACCTGATGCTATTTAACCCCAGGACTGAGAATTGCACTTATTGCGTTCTTGGGCCGGCGTTGGGGCTGTTCTACGCCGAAGCACTATGCGGACGTCGCTGGTTCGCCGCAGGCTCGATGATGGCCTTGGCTGTAGTTATTCTCGGTTCGTTTGAACTAGGCCAACACATCACACCGCAGGGAGTGCCGCCGGTCTGGTTAGCCCCGTTAGCGTGCTGCTTCTTCACGCTCTATGCCGCATTTCGATTGACGAGTGAGCTCAATCGCCTGGAGCCTCCTCCAAGTCGCGAGGCACAACCAGTGCTCGAGTAA
- a CDS encoding sulfotransferase domain-containing protein: MPCHKFLIDGLYRTGSHMLRSAMLQHPQIRTLMLEPLAKIQKPNNARKKILELYCQYHGFTLHAQHGIKNNAYQYLPKKLRIIRLNRNPFHRAISELIANRRRTWVQYKNDPGAEVKPFYIGDLEFQRTINTAKRSRQQAKEAIGDRPVLDIHYEDQQERWNEVFAEVCQFLDVKVIKVAPTTKKQVVHPEEIVLNYSYLTEQFRDLLGEES, encoded by the coding sequence ATGCCCTGCCACAAATTCCTCATCGACGGACTCTACCGCACCGGCAGCCACATGCTCCGATCAGCAATGCTCCAACACCCACAAATCCGAACCCTCATGCTAGAACCCCTAGCCAAAATCCAAAAACCAAATAACGCCAGAAAGAAAATCCTCGAACTCTACTGCCAATACCACGGCTTCACCCTCCACGCCCAACACGGCATCAAAAACAACGCCTACCAATACCTCCCCAAAAAACTAAGAATCATCCGGCTCAACAGAAACCCATTCCACCGAGCAATCAGCGAACTAATCGCCAACCGCAGAAGAACCTGGGTGCAATACAAGAACGACCCAGGAGCCGAAGTCAAACCCTTCTACATAGGCGACCTCGAATTCCAAAGAACCATCAACACCGCAAAGCGATCACGGCAGCAAGCCAAAGAAGCCATCGGAGATAGACCAGTCCTAGATATCCACTACGAAGACCAGCAGGAGAGATGGAACGAAGTCTTTGCCGAAGTCTGCCAGTTCTTAGACGTGAAAGTGATCAAGGTAGCACCTACGACGAAGAAGCAGGTGGTGCATCCCGAGGAGATCGTGCTGAATTATTCTTACCTGACTGAGCAGTTCAGGGATTTGTTGGGAGAGGAATCCTAG
- the gcvT gene encoding glycine cleavage system aminomethyltransferase GcvT: MTTETLKKTPLYDWHAANGGRMVDFTGWSMPVQYTSIINEHNATRNAVGLFDVSHMARFRFDGANALEFIDGLVTRKVADLKPGRIRYGLVCKEDGGILDDILTYHLQDGDGKSYTWMVVNAGNREKIADWINARLPDDVTFTDYTEQTAMIAVQGPRAMAIAQELIEGDISDLKYYQGREATILSHHGLVSRTGYTGEDGVELTVPAKNAIAVWEALHVAAAEVGGHAVGLGARDTLRLEAAMPLYGHELSEDITPLQAGLGFAMSWDHEFIGKTALEAIDKDSLPVRVGLVMQDRRVPREHYPLYLGDERIGEVTSGSQSPTLAAPIAMGYVARQYAAEGTVVDVDVRGKRHPAKVVPLPFYKRK, from the coding sequence ATGACGACCGAAACACTGAAAAAGACACCACTCTACGACTGGCACGCCGCGAACGGGGGACGAATGGTCGACTTTACCGGCTGGTCAATGCCGGTTCAGTACACTTCGATCATTAACGAGCACAACGCCACTCGAAACGCCGTCGGTCTATTCGACGTTTCGCACATGGCCCGTTTTCGGTTCGACGGGGCAAACGCTCTTGAATTCATTGATGGATTGGTCACCCGCAAGGTGGCTGATTTGAAGCCTGGCCGTATTCGCTACGGGCTGGTCTGCAAGGAAGATGGCGGTATTCTCGACGACATCCTCACCTACCACCTGCAAGACGGCGACGGCAAGTCTTACACCTGGATGGTGGTCAACGCCGGCAATCGCGAAAAGATTGCCGATTGGATCAACGCTCGCCTGCCAGACGACGTAACGTTCACAGACTATACCGAGCAGACCGCGATGATCGCCGTGCAAGGCCCCAGGGCAATGGCGATCGCCCAGGAACTGATCGAAGGCGATATCTCCGACCTGAAGTACTACCAAGGTCGTGAAGCGACCATTCTCAGCCACCACGGACTGGTCAGCCGAACTGGCTACACCGGCGAAGATGGTGTCGAGCTTACCGTTCCCGCAAAAAATGCGATCGCTGTGTGGGAAGCCTTGCATGTGGCGGCCGCCGAAGTGGGTGGTCATGCGGTCGGCCTCGGTGCTCGAGACACTCTACGTTTGGAAGCCGCGATGCCGCTCTATGGGCACGAGCTCTCCGAAGATATTACACCACTCCAGGCAGGCCTCGGCTTCGCCATGTCATGGGATCATGAATTCATCGGCAAGACCGCACTGGAAGCCATCGACAAGGATTCGCTTCCCGTACGTGTCGGGCTAGTGATGCAAGATCGACGCGTACCACGCGAGCATTACCCACTTTACTTGGGCGACGAACGAATCGGCGAAGTAACCAGTGGTTCTCAATCGCCAACCCTGGCGGCCCCCATCGCAATGGGTTACGTTGCTCGGCAGTATGCAGCCGAGGGAACAGTGGTCGATGTCGACGTCCGGGGCAAACGTCACCCGGCAAAGGTCGTTCCGCTGCCATTTTACAAGCGGAAGTAA
- the gcvPA gene encoding aminomethyl-transferring glycine dehydrogenase subunit GcvPA — MSYLYNTPDDQAAMLKSIGVDSIEELFSTIPEDLRLKRDLDLPPQMGELELTQHLSALAAKNASPATHACFLGGGSYDHFVPAAVDALASRGEFYTSYTPYQPEVSQGNLQAMFEYQTLICDLTGMDLSNASLYDGGSALAEAVIMALNTGKRGEKVVVLGTVHPEYRQILQTYFTDLGIEIVEVACPDGIADLAKVEESIDASTNCVVIQSPNFFGGIEDVAAIAEIAHKNDAVVIQSFDPISLGLLKRPGDLGADIAVAEGHSLGSPMQYGGPYLGIMACSDQFVRRLPGRIVGQTEDRRGKRCWVLTLQTREQHIRREKATSNICTNQGLFALRASIYLSLLGPSGLKQAATLCVQKAHYAQQTLTEVDRLEPVFGGSPFFKEFVLRDTQGNVEGLLAEAREAGFLGGVPLGQFFPEMDDCFLVCVTEKRTKTEIDALTRTFSLCHTGSSTIHA, encoded by the coding sequence ATGAGCTATCTCTACAACACTCCGGACGATCAGGCAGCCATGCTGAAGTCGATCGGAGTCGATTCGATTGAAGAGCTGTTTAGCACCATTCCGGAAGACCTGCGGCTCAAACGCGACCTGGATCTTCCGCCCCAGATGGGCGAGCTGGAACTGACGCAGCATCTTTCGGCCCTGGCCGCCAAGAATGCTTCTCCGGCGACCCATGCCTGTTTCCTGGGTGGTGGAAGTTACGATCACTTCGTGCCGGCCGCCGTTGACGCCTTGGCATCACGCGGCGAGTTCTACACTTCGTACACGCCCTATCAGCCGGAAGTCTCGCAAGGCAACTTGCAAGCCATGTTTGAATACCAAACATTGATCTGCGACTTGACCGGCATGGACCTTTCCAACGCCAGTCTGTACGACGGCGGAAGTGCCTTGGCCGAAGCGGTCATCATGGCGCTTAACACCGGCAAACGCGGCGAGAAGGTCGTCGTCCTTGGCACGGTTCATCCAGAATACCGCCAGATCTTGCAGACGTACTTCACTGATCTGGGAATCGAGATCGTCGAAGTCGCCTGCCCTGATGGCATCGCCGATCTGGCCAAGGTCGAAGAATCAATCGACGCCAGCACGAACTGCGTCGTCATTCAGTCGCCGAACTTCTTTGGCGGAATCGAAGATGTCGCAGCGATTGCGGAGATTGCCCACAAGAATGATGCGGTCGTCATTCAAAGCTTCGATCCGATCAGCCTTGGCTTACTCAAGCGACCTGGCGACCTGGGAGCCGACATCGCCGTCGCCGAAGGCCATTCACTCGGTTCGCCGATGCAGTACGGCGGACCTTACCTGGGAATCATGGCTTGTAGCGATCAGTTTGTTCGCCGCTTGCCGGGCCGTATTGTTGGTCAAACAGAAGACCGCCGCGGCAAACGCTGCTGGGTACTAACCCTGCAAACGCGGGAACAACACATTCGCCGTGAGAAAGCGACCAGCAACATCTGCACCAACCAAGGCCTGTTCGCCTTGCGTGCTTCAATCTATTTGTCGCTGCTGGGACCAAGTGGTCTGAAGCAAGCCGCCACGCTTTGCGTACAGAAAGCACATTACGCTCAGCAAACACTGACCGAAGTCGATCGGCTCGAACCGGTTTTCGGAGGCAGTCCGTTCTTCAAAGAGTTCGTCCTTCGCGATACGCAAGGCAACGTCGAAGGCCTGTTGGCCGAAGCACGCGAAGCTGGCTTCCTCGGCGGCGTGCCACTGGGACAATTCTTCCCTGAGATGGACGACTGCTTCCTGGTTTGCGTGACCGAGAAACGCACCAAGACCGAAATCGACGCCTTGACCCGAACTTTCTCCCTCTGTCACACCGGGAGTTCCACGATCCATGCGTAA
- the gcvH gene encoding glycine cleavage system protein GcvH, translating into MSTDNLLFAKTHEWVKVEESDGAKIATVGISAHAIEALNDLVYLELPEVGKEVTAGESFGEIESVKAVSDIYAPVTGEVIEANSGLPDNLDSLHEDAYDNGWIAKIKISDDSALSDLMDKAGYDKMCAEEG; encoded by the coding sequence ATGTCCACGGACAATTTACTTTTCGCCAAGACGCACGAATGGGTCAAAGTGGAAGAGTCGGACGGCGCGAAGATTGCCACGGTCGGCATTAGTGCCCACGCGATCGAAGCCCTGAACGACCTGGTCTACTTGGAACTTCCTGAAGTTGGCAAAGAAGTCACGGCCGGCGAATCGTTCGGTGAAATCGAGTCGGTCAAAGCGGTTAGTGATATCTATGCACCGGTAACCGGCGAAGTGATCGAAGCCAACTCGGGCCTGCCTGACAATCTCGATTCGCTGCATGAAGATGCGTATGACAATGGTTGGATTGCCAAGATCAAAATCAGCGACGACTCGGCTCTTTCCGACCTGATGGACAAAGCCGGCTACGACAAGATGTGTGCGGAAGAGGGCTAA
- the amt gene encoding ammonium transporter, with the protein MEISSSTFNDVWLVGCAALVFLMQAGFCCLEAGSVRSKNSINVAAKNLADFALSGIIFWAIGFGLIFGASYWGWFGTSDFFFDGDSHAGSIEAFFLFQLMFCGTATTIIGGAVSERMRFVSYLITAAVVSLLIYPLYAHWVWGDGGWLADLGFVDFAGSSVVHGVGGWISLAVCLIVGPRIGRFGDKDSTICNGHNLPMAALGAMLLAFGWIGFNAGSTFQLEGRIPHIVTATMLSGVAGAMTSLAVARLLHIRKELELLINGLLAGLVAITACCHVVTLFDAMVIGFVASLAMMASSHLLEKFKIDDVVGAVPVHAVAGVWGTLSVALFGNLAAIDTGLGRWEQLWVQLLGVSVCFAWSFLVGFGVLWCINRFSPFRVDAQTESVGLNVAEHGDKSELYDLLQVMEQHSETGNFEIEIDLQSHTDVGQIAQAYNSVLTSLKEKQRQVEIAIEELYHAKKELRESSRQIHSLKSALDKHTLYSISDRSGKIIEVNEGFCRISGYSQEELLGKDHRVLNSGYHPKSFWKEMWQTIHAGETWRGEVCNRAKDGHLYWVDATNIPFHDSEGKIEKFVSLRFDITDRKRAEESSIAAKTELQGVLGAATRVSIIAADCEGIISTFNAGAEAMLGYTAEEMVGKQTPAIIHLESEVIARGKELSEQLGEPIEGFQVFVNQAMHHGHEEREWTYIRKDGSTLSVSLTVTARYDDEGQIIGYLGIAQDISDRKEAEEENRRLTERLDLALRGSNTGLWDWVVTTGETVFNDVWYTMLGYEPGELPMCVETWVDLCHPDDLLMAQEAIQRHFQGEDPVYCCEHRVRCKDGSWLWIRDIGEVVAWNEDGSPKRMVGVHIEVQKLRQAIEQANAANQAKSEFLANMSHEIRTPMTAILGYSELLLNDLSINDLTDEHRNALETINRNGEHLLAIINDILDMSKIDAGKLSIEVLPTRPHAIVEEVISLLNVRAVGKGIALRVRQDTPFPETIQSDPTRLRQILLNIVGNAIKFTEIGEVAISLSYLPDQSIMQFRVTDTGLGMTPEQLEKIANFEPFSQADSSTTREFGGTGLGLRISNCLASMLGGNIVVESEQGFGSTFTVTVGTGDIGSTPMVDRLKVETSSDVTSTEDSQAQNASATNESEEPGKSLEGIHVLLAEDGLDNQRLISFVLRKAGAEVKVVENGQLAYDAALDAVERGSAYHVVLMDMQMPVLDGYSAVAKLREADYQGVIVALTAHAMVGDRQKCIEAGCNDFATKPINRHHLIQLIGELADNSAMQRATRSDEVTS; encoded by the coding sequence GTGGAGATTTCTTCGAGCACGTTCAACGACGTATGGCTGGTAGGCTGTGCGGCTTTGGTTTTCCTGATGCAGGCTGGCTTCTGCTGCCTGGAAGCCGGATCGGTACGTTCGAAGAACAGTATTAACGTTGCCGCCAAGAACCTGGCCGACTTCGCTCTGTCGGGGATCATCTTCTGGGCAATTGGCTTTGGCCTGATCTTTGGTGCTTCCTATTGGGGATGGTTCGGCACCAGCGATTTCTTCTTTGATGGCGACTCACATGCTGGAAGCATCGAGGCGTTCTTTCTCTTTCAACTGATGTTCTGTGGAACAGCGACCACGATCATTGGCGGCGCCGTTTCCGAGCGCATGCGATTCGTCAGCTACTTGATCACCGCAGCGGTTGTTTCCTTACTGATTTATCCTTTGTATGCCCATTGGGTCTGGGGCGATGGTGGCTGGTTGGCCGACCTGGGATTTGTCGACTTTGCTGGAAGCTCGGTAGTTCATGGTGTGGGAGGTTGGATCAGCCTGGCGGTTTGCCTCATCGTCGGGCCACGAATTGGCCGCTTTGGCGACAAGGATTCAACGATCTGCAACGGTCACAACTTGCCCATGGCGGCACTCGGGGCCATGCTTCTGGCGTTTGGTTGGATTGGCTTTAATGCTGGAAGCACTTTTCAGCTAGAAGGACGGATTCCGCATATCGTTACGGCCACCATGCTTTCTGGGGTAGCCGGTGCGATGACTTCCTTGGCAGTTGCCCGCCTGTTGCACATTCGCAAAGAGTTGGAGCTCTTGATCAACGGTCTTCTAGCTGGTTTGGTGGCGATCACGGCCTGCTGCCACGTGGTGACGTTGTTTGATGCTATGGTCATTGGGTTCGTGGCCAGCCTGGCGATGATGGCCAGTTCGCATCTGCTTGAGAAGTTTAAAATCGATGATGTCGTGGGGGCAGTTCCTGTGCATGCCGTCGCTGGTGTCTGGGGGACTTTGTCCGTTGCTCTATTTGGCAACCTGGCGGCAATCGACACCGGTTTAGGACGCTGGGAACAGTTGTGGGTGCAACTGCTAGGCGTGAGCGTCTGTTTTGCGTGGTCTTTCCTCGTTGGCTTCGGCGTTTTGTGGTGTATCAATCGCTTCAGTCCATTTCGTGTCGACGCTCAAACGGAATCGGTTGGGCTGAACGTCGCCGAACACGGCGATAAGTCCGAACTCTACGACCTGTTGCAGGTTATGGAACAACATTCGGAGACGGGCAACTTTGAGATTGAAATCGACCTGCAATCGCACACCGATGTTGGACAGATCGCTCAAGCATATAACAGTGTCCTGACATCACTGAAAGAGAAGCAGCGGCAAGTTGAAATCGCGATCGAAGAACTCTATCACGCCAAGAAAGAACTGCGTGAGTCTAGCCGGCAGATCCACTCGCTCAAATCGGCCCTCGACAAACACACGCTTTATTCGATTTCTGATCGCTCCGGCAAGATCATCGAGGTCAACGAAGGCTTCTGCCGGATTTCAGGGTACAGCCAAGAGGAGCTGCTCGGAAAGGATCACCGCGTTCTGAATTCCGGCTACCATCCCAAGTCGTTCTGGAAGGAAATGTGGCAAACGATTCATGCTGGCGAGACCTGGCGTGGCGAAGTTTGCAATCGAGCGAAGGATGGCCATCTGTATTGGGTCGATGCGACCAATATTCCTTTCCATGACAGTGAAGGGAAGATCGAAAAGTTCGTCTCGCTGCGGTTCGATATCACCGACCGTAAGCGTGCCGAAGAAAGCTCCATCGCAGCTAAGACTGAATTACAGGGTGTTTTAGGCGCCGCCACGCGGGTCTCGATCATTGCAGCCGACTGTGAGGGAATTATTTCCACCTTCAATGCCGGAGCCGAAGCGATGCTGGGGTACACGGCCGAAGAAATGGTCGGAAAGCAAACGCCAGCAATTATTCACCTGGAATCGGAAGTCATTGCTCGTGGAAAGGAATTGAGCGAACAACTAGGCGAGCCGATTGAAGGTTTCCAGGTTTTCGTCAATCAGGCCATGCACCATGGGCACGAAGAGCGGGAGTGGACCTACATTCGCAAAGATGGATCGACCTTGAGCGTATCCCTGACCGTTACCGCCAGATACGACGACGAGGGCCAGATCATTGGTTACCTCGGCATTGCCCAGGACATTTCCGATCGAAAGGAAGCCGAAGAGGAGAACCGTCGATTAACGGAACGCCTTGACCTGGCCCTTCGCGGCTCGAATACAGGGCTCTGGGACTGGGTTGTGACGACCGGTGAGACGGTATTCAACGACGTATGGTATACGATGCTTGGGTACGAACCTGGCGAACTGCCGATGTGCGTTGAGACTTGGGTCGACCTATGCCATCCCGATGATCTACTGATGGCTCAGGAAGCAATTCAGCGGCATTTTCAAGGTGAAGATCCTGTCTATTGCTGCGAACATCGCGTTCGATGCAAAGATGGCTCGTGGCTCTGGATTCGCGATATTGGCGAAGTCGTAGCATGGAACGAAGATGGTTCGCCGAAACGAATGGTCGGTGTTCATATTGAAGTCCAAAAGCTTCGCCAGGCGATCGAACAAGCGAATGCAGCCAATCAGGCCAAGAGCGAATTCCTCGCGAACATGTCTCACGAGATTCGTACACCGATGACAGCAATCCTGGGCTATTCCGAATTGCTGCTCAACGACCTGTCGATAAATGATCTAACTGATGAGCATCGCAATGCCTTAGAGACAATCAATCGCAATGGCGAACATCTTCTCGCGATCATCAACGACATCCTGGATATGTCGAAGATCGATGCCGGAAAACTTTCCATTGAAGTTCTTCCGACCCGGCCGCACGCAATTGTCGAAGAGGTCATCTCCCTGCTCAACGTACGAGCTGTGGGCAAGGGGATTGCGCTTCGCGTCCGACAGGACACTCCTTTCCCGGAAACGATTCAATCGGATCCAACTCGGTTGCGGCAGATCTTATTGAACATTGTGGGCAACGCGATCAAGTTCACTGAGATTGGCGAAGTCGCTATTTCACTTTCGTACCTGCCTGACCAAAGCATCATGCAGTTCCGTGTTACCGATACGGGGCTGGGCATGACGCCGGAACAGTTAGAGAAGATCGCTAATTTCGAGCCGTTTAGTCAGGCTGATTCATCCACCACGCGAGAGTTCGGCGGAACGGGGCTTGGGCTTCGTATTTCGAATTGTCTGGCGAGTATGCTTGGTGGAAATATTGTCGTAGAATCCGAGCAAGGTTTCGGGAGCACCTTTACCGTGACCGTTGGGACCGGAGATATCGGTTCAACGCCGATGGTGGATCGGCTCAAAGTCGAAACGTCAAGCGATGTCACCTCGACTGAAGATTCTCAGGCACAGAATGCTTCTGCGACGAATGAGTCTGAGGAGCCTGGCAAATCGCTCGAGGGAATTCACGTACTTCTCGCTGAGGATGGCCTTGATAACCAGCGCTTGATTTCTTTCGTTCTCCGCAAGGCAGGAGCTGAGGTTAAGGTCGTCGAAAACGGTCAGCTTGCCTACGACGCGGCCCTGGACGCAGTCGAAAGAGGCTCCGCATATCATGTCGTTTTGATGGACATGCAGATGCCCGTGCTTGACGGCTATTCGGCAGTTGCCAAGCTGCGAGAAGCGGATTACCAAGGCGTCATTGTGGCACTGACCGCGCACGCAATGGTTGGCGATCGTCAGAAGTGTATCGAGGCCGGCTGCAACGATTTCGCCACCAAACCAATCAATCGCCATCACTTGATTCAGCTGATCGGTGAACTAGCCGACAATTCCGCCATGCAGCGGGCTACCCGTTCGGATGAAGTGACTTCTTAG
- a CDS encoding glycosyltransferase has protein sequence MIPIHMVVPCYNEEKRLERHRFLDFAAEHRHVRFTVVDDGSTDETAKILRELQQQSNDRIQFLQCSENGGKSEAVRRGMRHVIEADSGEHAIGFIDADLSAPLQSCLSLADVLARNPEVEIVLGSRFPLVGRQIQRHWARKWLGFSFSSVASLAIGLPLRDTQCGVKLFRVTPALKLAIEEPFSSRWIFDVELLARYLANSPQVDCHRTIYEFPLDQWREVVGSKLKPSDFLRAIYELGSIAWSYRCGHFVVDTEADIIKFPSSVFDANEVVTPTEIRKSA, from the coding sequence ATGATACCCATTCATATGGTCGTCCCTTGCTATAACGAGGAGAAACGACTCGAGAGGCATCGATTTCTTGATTTCGCGGCCGAACATCGTCATGTCCGTTTCACCGTAGTCGACGATGGCAGCACGGACGAAACGGCTAAGATTCTTCGCGAACTTCAGCAGCAATCCAACGATCGGATCCAATTTCTGCAGTGCTCGGAAAACGGAGGCAAGTCCGAAGCGGTTCGGCGCGGCATGCGACATGTGATCGAAGCTGACTCCGGAGAACACGCGATCGGCTTTATCGATGCCGACCTCTCGGCACCGCTTCAGTCGTGCTTGAGCCTTGCGGATGTGTTGGCACGCAACCCAGAAGTCGAAATCGTCTTGGGATCGCGGTTTCCGCTGGTTGGTCGGCAGATTCAACGGCACTGGGCGCGGAAGTGGCTGGGATTCAGTTTTTCATCGGTTGCCTCGCTGGCCATCGGACTGCCGCTTCGAGATACCCAATGCGGCGTGAAACTATTCCGTGTGACGCCTGCCCTGAAGTTAGCGATCGAAGAGCCGTTCAGCAGTCGCTGGATCTTTGATGTTGAGTTGCTGGCGCGATACCTGGCCAATAGCCCCCAGGTAGATTGCCATCGCACCATCTATGAATTCCCCCTCGACCAATGGAGGGAAGTCGTCGGCTCGAAGTTGAAACCGAGCGACTTTCTTCGCGCCATCTACGAACTGGGAAGCATTGCTTGGAGTTACCGGTGTGGGCATTTCGTCGTCGACACTGAAGCCGACATCATCAAGTTCCCATCGTCCGTCTTCGATGCCAATGAAGTTGTCACACCGACCGAAATTCGCAAATCTGCCTGA
- a CDS encoding DUF1569 domain-containing protein — MAIQSTSTTNDASPLRDLQFTTLEEAVVDARQLLESGYVRHGNWSLGQICWHLRTVQDPSIDGYPWFFGLFAFLRPIVRRLLLPKILSGNSPRGIRTAPIFVPAKELHDEEEVVAFEKSVERFLQHHGAFHPHPGFGRLDRDTLHRVHAAHAAHHLRFLQTKGES, encoded by the coding sequence ATGGCAATCCAATCCACGAGCACAACCAATGATGCGTCCCCGCTACGGGACCTGCAGTTCACCACACTTGAAGAGGCTGTGGTCGATGCTCGGCAGCTTCTGGAATCCGGTTACGTTCGCCACGGAAACTGGAGCCTGGGGCAGATCTGCTGGCATTTGCGTACCGTCCAGGACCCGAGTATCGATGGCTATCCGTGGTTCTTTGGCTTGTTTGCCTTTCTTCGACCGATCGTTCGTCGCTTGCTATTGCCCAAGATCCTCAGTGGTAACTCTCCCCGAGGAATTCGCACGGCCCCCATCTTCGTTCCTGCGAAAGAACTGCACGATGAAGAGGAAGTCGTTGCGTTCGAGAAGAGCGTCGAGCGGTTCCTACAACATCACGGCGCCTTCCATCCGCACCCCGGCTTCGGTCGTTTAGACCGGGATACACTGCATCGTGTTCATGCTGCTCATGCCGCGCATCACTTACGCTTCCTGCAAACGAAGGGCGAATCCTAA